From Hymenobacter sedentarius, a single genomic window includes:
- a CDS encoding DUF6089 family protein — protein MTKSVYQSALLVCLMQAGSALFCADATAQSTSEVGIGIGATNYRGEISPNYQLKNNRPAFTAFYRRDVSVPITLRGAFTAGLLRAADDNVTGVNGGVPPLQNYRQANTKGSLLEASAVMEYNFMDYHLRTNKIHFTPYLFVGVATFYANTTTVTNNAMLGEAFNRKGSMLGFAIPAGAGIKYALSQHINLGLEAGVRKAFTDNLDHLFDQDPLLVNPHDQDWYYYSGVSLSYTFYKILCPDQYKNNEHLLK, from the coding sequence ATGACGAAGTCAGTTTACCAAAGCGCACTCCTCGTTTGCCTCATGCAAGCGGGGAGTGCGCTTTTTTGCGCAGATGCTACTGCTCAAAGCACGAGTGAGGTAGGGATAGGAATTGGCGCTACCAATTACCGCGGGGAAATTTCTCCTAACTATCAGTTAAAGAATAATCGGCCGGCGTTTACAGCCTTCTATCGGCGCGATGTATCGGTGCCCATCACGCTGCGCGGGGCTTTTACCGCGGGCTTACTCCGCGCGGCCGATGACAACGTGACCGGCGTGAATGGCGGCGTGCCGCCGTTGCAAAATTATCGGCAGGCAAATACGAAAGGAAGCCTGCTGGAGGCATCGGCGGTGATGGAGTATAACTTCATGGACTATCATCTCCGCACGAACAAGATTCATTTTACGCCTTATTTATTCGTGGGGGTTGCCACATTTTATGCCAACACCACTACGGTAACCAATAATGCGATGCTCGGCGAAGCGTTTAATCGCAAGGGCTCAATGTTGGGCTTTGCCATACCGGCAGGGGCAGGAATCAAGTATGCGCTTTCGCAACACATCAATCTTGGTTTGGAGGCGGGTGTCCGCAAAGCATTTACGGACAATCTCGACCATCTATTTGACCAAGACCCACTCTTGGTAAATCCTCATGACCAAGATTGGTATTATTACAGTGGAGTAAGCCTATCTTATACTTTCTATAAAATCCTCTGCCCTGACCAGTATAAGAACAACGAACACCTACTGAAGTAG
- a CDS encoding CvpA family protein — MTALDILLLLPLGIGAVKGYRRGLVLEVVSLLAFVLAVVGGLSLLSAAVPLVRHYVGSAFGMLPLVSFALVFVAIMWGVHLLGGLLKTAVHLTPLGVLDNLLGAAAGVIKWVVGLSLLLHGTGLAGLHLLSPGLVAGSQVLPIVQQATPLALQLTGYVLPFAQDLLVRMRSAFVKI, encoded by the coding sequence ATGACTGCCCTCGATATTCTGCTCCTGCTTCCACTGGGCATTGGGGCTGTGAAGGGCTACCGGCGCGGGCTGGTACTGGAGGTGGTGTCGCTGCTGGCTTTCGTGCTGGCCGTGGTGGGCGGGCTGAGTTTGCTGTCGGCCGCCGTGCCGCTGGTGCGGCATTACGTGGGCAGCGCCTTTGGCATGCTGCCGCTGGTGTCGTTTGCGCTGGTGTTTGTGGCCATTATGTGGGGCGTGCACCTGCTGGGCGGCCTGCTCAAAACGGCAGTGCACCTCACCCCGCTGGGCGTACTCGACAACTTGCTGGGCGCCGCCGCCGGGGTCATTAAGTGGGTGGTAGGGCTGAGCTTGCTGCTACACGGCACCGGGCTGGCGGGGCTGCACCTGTTGTCGCCGGGTCTTGTGGCTGGCTCCCAGGTGTTGCCCATCGTGCAGCAGGCCACGCCGCTGGCGCTGCAGCTCACCGGCTACGTGCTGCCCTTTGCCCAGGATTTGCTGGTGCGAATGCGCTCGGCCTTTGTCAAAATTTAA
- a CDS encoding anthranilate synthase component II, whose protein sequence is MRLLLLDNFDSFTFTLADYLRQLGAEVLVRRNDVPLVELERLEFDGIVLSPGPGTPAEAGVMPAVIQAYYQRLPMLGVCLGHQALGQFFGARVVRAARPMHGKVAQMLCDTTDPLFAGLPATQLVTRYHSLIVGELLPPELLALAHTTGPTPELMALRHRTLPLYGVQFHPEALLTPHGLAILANWLHCCIIAKTPGLDEK, encoded by the coding sequence ATGCGCCTGCTGCTGCTCGACAATTTTGATTCCTTCACCTTCACCCTGGCCGACTACCTGCGTCAGCTGGGCGCCGAGGTGCTGGTGCGCCGCAACGATGTGCCGTTGGTGGAGCTGGAGCGGCTGGAGTTTGATGGCATCGTGCTGTCGCCGGGGCCCGGCACGCCTGCCGAGGCGGGGGTGATGCCCGCGGTGATACAAGCCTACTACCAGCGCTTGCCCATGCTAGGCGTGTGCCTGGGCCACCAGGCGTTGGGCCAGTTCTTCGGGGCCCGCGTGGTGCGGGCGGCCCGGCCCATGCACGGCAAAGTAGCCCAGATGCTTTGCGATACTACTGATCCGCTTTTTGCCGGGTTGCCCGCCACGCAGCTGGTCACGCGCTACCATTCGCTCATTGTCGGCGAGCTGCTGCCGCCGGAGCTTTTGGCCCTGGCCCATACCACCGGCCCCACCCCCGAACTCATGGCCTTGCGCCACCGCACGTTACCGCTCTACGGCGTCCAGTTTCACCCCGAAGCCCTGCTTACCCCCCATGGGTTGGCAATTTTGGCCAATTGGCTCCATTGTTGTATCATTGCCAAAACGCCGGGACTTGACGAGAAATGA
- a CDS encoding DUF6089 family protein, which yields MKNIFTYSTAFVLGLALVATPDADAQQFSKRKQYNSVGFSLNAVNYFGDVTPTTSFTSLRFGATRVGAGVSITRRFYPRLSGRFGLSYGRITGDDNLAADEQGADSKFRYNRNMSFRNDLFEASAVAIFDIIENRNNYLKRPDFVPYVFAGVAGFYNNPKGLVGKNTLGLSEGQYIALADLKTEGQATAYSKTQISIPFGGGIRYRINRNFDASLEVGWRKTFTDYIDDVGGKYAPVSNLSTPAAQYFGHFITKDRTNFPGFDAPGAIRGDKGNKTDWYIVTGVTLNYILTPRIKNPKFR from the coding sequence ATGAAAAATATTTTCACGTATTCTACGGCCTTTGTGCTCGGTTTGGCCCTAGTGGCTACGCCGGATGCCGATGCCCAGCAGTTCAGTAAGCGGAAGCAGTATAACTCCGTGGGCTTCAGCCTCAACGCTGTAAACTATTTTGGCGATGTAACGCCTACTACGAGCTTCACCAGCCTCCGCTTCGGCGCGACTCGCGTGGGTGCCGGTGTTTCCATCACCCGTCGTTTTTACCCGCGTCTTTCGGGCCGCTTCGGCCTAAGCTACGGTCGCATCACGGGCGATGACAACCTGGCCGCTGATGAGCAAGGTGCAGATTCCAAATTCCGCTACAACCGGAACATGAGCTTTCGCAATGATTTGTTCGAAGCGTCTGCAGTTGCAATTTTTGACATCATCGAAAACCGCAATAACTACCTAAAGCGTCCGGACTTTGTGCCGTATGTATTCGCAGGCGTTGCCGGCTTCTACAACAATCCGAAAGGACTGGTGGGGAAAAACACCTTGGGCCTATCTGAAGGCCAATATATTGCTTTGGCAGACCTGAAGACCGAAGGCCAAGCCACCGCTTACAGCAAAACCCAGATTTCAATTCCCTTTGGTGGTGGCATTCGCTACCGCATTAATCGTAACTTTGACGCCAGCTTAGAAGTTGGCTGGCGCAAAACGTTTACCGACTACATCGATGACGTAGGTGGTAAATATGCTCCGGTGTCGAATTTGTCTACGCCTGCCGCTCAATACTTCGGGCATTTTATTACCAAAGACCGGACCAACTTTCCCGGCTTTGATGCTCCAGGTGCTATTCGGGGCGACAAAGGCAATAAGACCGACTGGTACATCGTTACCGGTGTGACGTTGAATTATATTTTGACGCCTCGCATCAAGAATCCCAAGTTCCGCTAG
- the mnmH gene encoding tRNA 2-selenouridine(34) synthase MnmH, with protein sequence MPRLSLAEFQALPYPILDVRAPIEFAQGHVPGALNLPLFTDEERARIGTTYKQVSQERAVHLGLEFFGPKMSAMAKQAQKLAQGKEVRLHCWRGGMRSGAVMWLLELAGFKVHLLDKGYKEYRREVLASFDTPRQWRVLGGLTGSGKTDVLHALTATSATQPVLDLEGLASHKGSAFGAIGQPAQPTQEQFENNLAAAMAALPTDAPIWVEDESRQIGRLTIPPALFAQLRTAPRWVLEVPRAARVAKLAAEYGAENPVELAAAIERLHKRLGGLAAQQALAAVEAGDFAQMVELVLDYYDKTYTYGLAQRPGEPDRTFVPVADCNPAQNAATLLQSIATEAR encoded by the coding sequence ATGCCCCGTCTTTCTTTGGCCGAGTTTCAGGCCCTGCCCTACCCCATTCTCGACGTGCGGGCCCCGATTGAGTTTGCGCAGGGCCACGTGCCGGGCGCGCTCAACCTGCCGCTGTTCACCGATGAGGAACGGGCCCGCATCGGCACCACCTACAAGCAGGTGAGCCAGGAACGCGCCGTGCACTTGGGCCTGGAATTCTTTGGACCGAAGATGTCGGCGATGGCCAAGCAGGCCCAGAAGCTGGCCCAGGGCAAGGAAGTGCGCCTGCACTGCTGGCGCGGCGGCATGCGCAGCGGGGCCGTGATGTGGCTGCTGGAGCTGGCCGGCTTCAAGGTGCACCTGCTGGACAAGGGCTATAAGGAGTACCGCCGCGAGGTGCTGGCTTCGTTCGATACTCCGCGCCAATGGCGCGTGCTGGGCGGCCTCACCGGCAGCGGCAAAACCGACGTGCTGCACGCCCTGACGGCCACCTCGGCCACCCAGCCGGTGCTCGACCTCGAAGGCCTGGCCAGCCACAAGGGCTCGGCGTTTGGCGCCATCGGCCAGCCCGCTCAGCCCACTCAGGAGCAGTTTGAGAACAACCTGGCGGCGGCTATGGCGGCGCTGCCCACCGATGCGCCCATCTGGGTGGAAGACGAAAGCCGGCAAATTGGCCGGCTCACCATTCCGCCCGCCTTGTTTGCGCAGCTGCGCACGGCTCCGCGCTGGGTGCTGGAGGTGCCCCGCGCCGCCCGCGTAGCCAAACTGGCCGCCGAGTACGGCGCCGAAAACCCGGTGGAACTGGCCGCGGCCATCGAGCGGCTGCACAAACGCCTGGGCGGCCTGGCTGCCCAGCAAGCCTTGGCAGCGGTCGAGGCCGGCGATTTCGCCCAAATGGTGGAGCTGGTGCTCGATTACTACGACAAGACCTACACCTATGGGCTAGCCCAACGGCCCGGCGAGCCCGACCGCACGTTCGTGCCGGTGGCCGACTGCAACCCGGCCCAAAACGCCGCCACCCTGCTTCAGTCAATTGCCACCGAGGCCCGTTAG
- a CDS encoding alpha/beta fold hydrolase: MELRRQHQQGYEYVDEGHGPVLLLLHGLFGALSNWQEVVREFAPDHRVLIPLLPVYDMPLSQAGVPGLVKYVEGFVAALGLPSDFTVLGNSLGGHVALVYTLTNARRVNRLVLTGSSGLFENSMGASFPKRGNYAYVQERVGFTFYDPTVATQELVDEVFNVTNSNSKCLRIIAIARSAQRHNLSKELAKITVPVLLVWGLNDTITPPPVAHEFARLLPHAELRFLDHCCHAPMMERPAGFNAYLRRFLRTTETAPAVAA, encoded by the coding sequence ATGGAATTGCGCCGCCAGCACCAGCAAGGGTATGAATACGTAGACGAAGGCCACGGCCCGGTGCTGCTGCTGCTCCATGGCCTGTTTGGTGCCCTGAGCAACTGGCAGGAAGTGGTGCGCGAGTTTGCGCCCGACCACCGCGTTCTCATCCCCCTGCTTCCCGTATATGACATGCCGTTGAGCCAAGCCGGCGTGCCCGGTTTGGTGAAGTATGTCGAAGGCTTCGTAGCTGCCCTCGGCCTGCCGTCGGACTTCACGGTGCTTGGCAACTCCCTCGGTGGGCACGTGGCCCTGGTATACACCCTTACTAATGCCCGGCGCGTCAACCGGCTGGTGCTCACGGGAAGCAGCGGGCTGTTTGAAAACAGCATGGGGGCCTCGTTCCCCAAGCGCGGCAACTATGCCTACGTGCAAGAGCGGGTCGGTTTTACTTTTTACGACCCTACCGTCGCGACCCAGGAATTGGTGGATGAGGTGTTCAACGTCACCAACTCCAATTCCAAATGCCTCCGCATCATTGCCATTGCCCGCTCTGCGCAACGCCATAACCTGAGCAAGGAGCTAGCAAAAATCACGGTGCCCGTGCTGCTGGTGTGGGGCCTGAACGATACGATTACGCCGCCACCCGTGGCCCACGAGTTTGCCCGCTTATTGCCGCACGCCGAATTGCGTTTTCTCGACCACTGCTGCCACGCGCCCATGATGGAGCGCCCCGCCGGCTTCAATGCCTACTTGCGGCGGTTTTTGCGTACAACCGAAACGGCCCCCGCCGTCGCTGCTTAG
- a CDS encoding CBS domain-containing protein translates to MPALLAEDLLNEMIPPLKGTDSAGKAARWLDEFHVAQLPVLDNRHYRGLVTEADLADYEDPETLLSELQLGYADAYVRPDQHFYRVMELAIENKIQLVPVVDERQEYAGVVTIADALAAFGQQPAGGQGGIIVLSMEERDYSLTQISRYVEENNAKIVSALVAQDEVDPYRIRLTLKLNTDNLSRITATLERFGYVVTAQFNGTAVANEDEQERYDALLRYLSV, encoded by the coding sequence ATGCCCGCCCTGCTCGCCGAAGACTTACTCAACGAAATGATTCCGCCTCTGAAGGGCACCGATTCGGCGGGCAAAGCAGCGCGCTGGCTCGATGAGTTTCACGTGGCCCAACTGCCTGTGCTCGACAACCGCCACTACCGTGGCCTCGTCACCGAAGCGGACCTGGCGGACTACGAAGACCCGGAAACCCTGCTCTCCGAACTGCAGCTGGGCTACGCCGATGCCTATGTGCGCCCCGACCAGCACTTTTACCGGGTAATGGAGTTGGCCATTGAAAATAAAATTCAGCTGGTGCCCGTCGTGGATGAGCGCCAGGAATACGCCGGGGTCGTGACCATCGCCGATGCGCTCGCCGCCTTTGGGCAGCAGCCGGCCGGCGGCCAAGGCGGCATCATAGTGCTCAGTATGGAGGAGCGGGATTATTCTCTCACCCAAATCAGCCGCTACGTAGAGGAAAACAACGCCAAAATCGTGAGTGCCCTCGTGGCTCAGGACGAGGTGGACCCCTACCGCATCCGGCTCACCCTCAAGCTCAACACTGACAATCTTTCCCGCATTACGGCTACGCTGGAGCGGTTTGGCTACGTCGTAACAGCCCAGTTCAACGGCACGGCGGTGGCTAATGAAGATGAGCAGGAACGCTACGACGCCCTCCTGCGGTACCTGAGTGTCTAA
- a CDS encoding isoprenyl transferase, with protein sequence MTGKAEIDTHNIPAHVAVIMDGNGRWAKQRGGLRVFGHQSAITAVRETVEEAAELGVRYLTLYAFSTENWNRPALEVMALMQLLVHTIRQETATLLKNSIRLEAIGDISTLPGNCQRELAEAMELTKDGTRMTLVLALSYSGRWDLTQAAKRMAADVASGQLKPADVTEATVASYLVTANMPDPELLIRTSGEQRISNFLLWQLAYTELYITDLLWPDFRKQHFQEAIRAYQRRERRFGKTSEQIAVS encoded by the coding sequence ATGACCGGCAAGGCCGAAATAGATACTCATAATATTCCTGCCCACGTGGCTGTTATCATGGATGGTAACGGGCGCTGGGCCAAGCAGCGGGGCGGCTTGCGCGTGTTTGGGCATCAAAGCGCCATTACCGCTGTGCGCGAGACTGTGGAGGAAGCGGCCGAACTCGGCGTGCGCTACCTGACGCTTTATGCTTTCTCGACGGAAAACTGGAACCGGCCGGCTCTGGAGGTAATGGCCCTGATGCAGTTGCTGGTGCATACCATCCGGCAGGAAACGGCGACATTGCTCAAAAACAGCATTCGTTTAGAAGCCATTGGCGATATCAGCACCCTGCCTGGCAACTGCCAGCGTGAGTTGGCCGAGGCCATGGAGCTAACTAAAGACGGCACCCGCATGACCCTGGTGTTGGCCTTGAGCTACAGCGGCCGTTGGGACTTGACGCAGGCGGCCAAGCGGATGGCTGCCGACGTGGCCAGCGGCCAGCTTAAGCCCGCCGATGTGACGGAAGCTACCGTGGCAAGCTACCTGGTAACAGCCAATATGCCCGACCCGGAGCTGCTCATTCGGACCAGTGGCGAGCAGCGCATTAGTAACTTTTTGCTCTGGCAATTAGCTTACACAGAGCTTTACATCACCGATTTGTTGTGGCCGGATTTCCGAAAGCAGCATTTTCAGGAGGCCATTCGGGCGTACCAGCGCCGGGAGCGGCGATTTGGCAAAACCAGTGAGCAAATCGCTGTATCTTAA
- a CDS encoding BamA/TamA family outer membrane protein, whose product MLGILLSLRLLLASVGVGLAPPDTLPKPLRPVVAPTDTLVRIVPCPGIARAVVGTILFGGNAVTKERILRAELDFHEGDTLALADLPTRLEANRSRLFNLQLFHAVVVQSSCAGSRLIVVFGVQERWYTFPVPILSLADRNLRSWSERTDRWRRVDYGVHVVRNNFRGRNEQVIANLQLGFNRKYELFYEAPGLGTYRRIGLGVGASFYQSRTVDYITRADRLVPLASNDGFPIQRFYATAGLRFRHTVQFLTALDASYHRERITDSINYYNPNYYQGRTQREFLDLTLTSTRNQRNTFAYPLTGQYAQARLTHRVFLDGATPSLTTLRLSYARYLALGHGFYYTAGISAQARLTRRLAYADTRALGYEDLVRGYDEYVIDGRHYGLLQQGLSYRLFHPEPIRVQSLGNPKINTIPLALYLNIFADAGYVAAPSTLPQNRLPNHLLRAIGLGLHLVTYYDRVFTAEYTLNGLGQTGYFFRAEFPI is encoded by the coding sequence GTGCTAGGAATTCTCTTGTCGCTACGGCTGCTCTTGGCCAGCGTGGGCGTTGGGCTGGCTCCGCCCGATACCTTGCCCAAGCCGCTACGCCCGGTAGTGGCCCCCACCGATACCTTGGTGCGCATCGTGCCCTGCCCGGGCATAGCGCGCGCGGTGGTTGGCACCATTCTTTTCGGGGGCAATGCGGTTACCAAAGAGCGCATCTTGCGAGCGGAGCTGGATTTTCACGAAGGCGACACCCTCGCGCTTGCCGACCTGCCCACCCGCCTCGAGGCCAACCGCAGCCGGCTGTTCAACCTGCAGCTGTTTCATGCCGTGGTGGTGCAATCCAGCTGCGCGGGTAGTCGGCTCATTGTCGTTTTCGGCGTGCAGGAGCGGTGGTACACCTTCCCGGTTCCCATCCTCTCGCTGGCCGACCGCAACCTGCGCTCCTGGAGCGAGCGCACCGACCGCTGGCGCCGCGTCGACTACGGCGTGCACGTGGTGCGCAATAACTTCCGGGGGCGCAATGAGCAGGTTATCGCCAACCTCCAGCTGGGTTTCAACCGCAAGTATGAGCTTTTCTACGAAGCCCCGGGTCTGGGCACCTACCGGCGCATTGGCCTTGGGGTAGGAGCGTCCTTCTACCAGAGCCGCACCGTCGATTACATCACGCGGGCCGACCGCCTGGTGCCACTGGCTTCCAACGACGGCTTTCCGATTCAACGATTTTACGCCACGGCCGGGCTGCGCTTTCGCCATACTGTCCAGTTTCTCACCGCCCTCGACGCCTCTTATCACCGCGAGCGCATCACGGATTCAATTAACTACTATAATCCCAACTATTATCAGGGCCGCACCCAGCGCGAGTTCCTCGACCTAACCCTCACCAGCACCCGCAACCAACGCAACACCTTTGCCTACCCACTTACCGGGCAGTATGCCCAGGCCCGCCTCACGCACCGTGTTTTTCTGGATGGGGCCACGCCCAGCCTCACCACCCTGCGCCTGAGCTACGCCCGCTACCTGGCGCTGGGCCATGGGTTTTACTACACCGCTGGCATCAGTGCTCAGGCCCGGCTCACCCGCCGCCTGGCCTACGCCGACACCCGGGCGTTGGGCTACGAAGACCTGGTGCGGGGCTACGATGAATACGTCATTGACGGTCGGCACTATGGGTTGCTGCAACAAGGCCTGTCTTACCGGCTGTTTCATCCCGAGCCCATTCGGGTGCAGTCCCTCGGCAACCCCAAAATCAACACCATCCCGTTAGCGCTCTACTTGAATATCTTTGCTGATGCCGGCTACGTTGCCGCGCCCAGCACTCTACCCCAAAACCGCTTGCCCAACCACCTGCTCCGCGCTATTGGCCTCGGGCTTCATCTGGTCACCTACTACGACCGGGTGTTTACCGCCGAATACACCTTGAACGGGCTGGGCCAAACCGGCTACTTTTTTCGAGCCGAGTTTCCGATTTAA
- a CDS encoding pyridoxine 5'-phosphate synthase, with translation MTKLSVNINKLATLRNARGHNRPDILQAARDIERFGAEGITVHPRPDERHIRYQDVRDLKAIVTTELNVEGNPTPDFLDLVREVRPEQVTLVPDAPDAITSNAGWDVIKHQDYLRDIVAELKGLGCRVSIFLDPDLALVDAAATTGTDRIELYTEAYARQYLTDREQGVAPYRAAAARAGQLGLGVNAGHDLDLDNLAWLQQQLPELAEVSIGHALVCDAIYLGLENTVQLYKRQLKPFNN, from the coding sequence GTGACCAAGCTCAGCGTCAACATCAACAAACTGGCCACCCTGCGCAACGCCCGGGGCCACAACCGGCCCGACATCCTGCAGGCCGCGCGGGACATTGAGCGGTTCGGCGCCGAAGGCATCACCGTGCACCCGCGGCCCGACGAGCGCCACATCCGCTACCAGGACGTCCGCGACCTGAAGGCCATCGTGACTACGGAGCTGAACGTGGAGGGCAACCCCACGCCCGATTTCCTGGACCTGGTGCGCGAAGTGCGCCCCGAGCAGGTGACGCTAGTGCCTGACGCGCCCGACGCCATCACCTCCAACGCGGGCTGGGACGTCATCAAGCACCAAGACTACCTCCGGGATATTGTGGCCGAGCTCAAAGGGTTGGGTTGCCGGGTGAGCATCTTCCTCGACCCCGACCTGGCTTTGGTAGACGCGGCCGCCACCACCGGCACCGACCGAATTGAGCTGTACACCGAAGCCTACGCCCGGCAATACCTCACCGACCGGGAGCAGGGCGTGGCGCCCTACCGCGCCGCCGCCGCCCGCGCCGGCCAGCTTGGGCTGGGCGTGAATGCAGGCCACGACCTCGACCTCGACAACCTGGCTTGGCTCCAGCAACAGCTGCCCGAGCTGGCCGAAGTAAGCATCGGCCACGCGCTGGTGTGCGACGCCATTTACCTGGGCCTCGAAAACACCGTTCAACTCTACAAGCGTCAGCTCAAGCCATTTAACAATTAA
- a CDS encoding NAD kinase — MKIAILGKPFDDEAAPAIQALLDDLAARRAEVRIGEAFRTFLDNRLRLPEGTTEFRRGDSLRGVQFVLSIGGDGTLLDTVTYVGSLQIPILGIHTGRLGFLATITPDRIAQAIDALYKGHFNIEERSLIRVDTDPDVFGQLNFGLNEFSVLKRDTSSMIVVHTYIDGEYLNSYWADGLVVATPTGSTGYSLSCGGPVMLPQTNNFIIAPVCPHNLNVRPLVVSDRSVISFEIEGRSTSYMLSLDSRSLPVEASVQIAVRREAFNARLVKLNHVNFLSTLRSKLNWGLDRRNPSGIQL, encoded by the coding sequence ATGAAAATCGCCATTCTCGGCAAACCGTTCGACGACGAAGCCGCCCCGGCCATTCAGGCATTGCTCGACGACCTGGCCGCGCGCCGGGCCGAAGTGCGCATTGGCGAAGCCTTCCGCACCTTCCTCGACAACCGCCTGCGCCTGCCCGAGGGCACCACCGAATTCCGCCGGGGCGATTCGCTACGCGGCGTCCAGTTCGTTCTGAGCATTGGCGGCGACGGCACCCTGCTCGACACGGTAACCTACGTCGGGAGCCTCCAAATCCCCATTCTGGGCATTCATACCGGCCGGCTGGGCTTCCTCGCCACCATAACGCCCGACCGCATTGCCCAAGCCATCGATGCCTTGTATAAAGGCCACTTCAATATTGAGGAGCGCAGCCTGATACGCGTGGATACCGACCCCGACGTTTTTGGTCAGCTCAACTTTGGCCTGAACGAATTCAGCGTTCTTAAGCGCGACACTTCGTCCATGATTGTCGTTCACACGTACATCGACGGCGAATACCTTAATTCGTATTGGGCCGATGGATTGGTAGTAGCCACTCCCACAGGCTCTACCGGTTACTCGCTCAGCTGTGGAGGTCCGGTGATGCTTCCCCAGACCAACAATTTTATCATTGCTCCCGTATGTCCCCACAATTTGAACGTGCGTCCTCTTGTGGTGTCAGACCGAAGCGTGATTTCCTTTGAGATTGAAGGCCGTAGCACCAGCTACATGCTTTCGCTCGATTCACGCTCCCTGCCCGTAGAGGCCTCCGTCCAGATTGCCGTTCGCCGCGAAGCCTTCAATGCCCGCCTTGTAAAACTCAACCATGTAAACTTCCTCAGTACCTTGCGTAGCAAGTTAAACTGGGGCCTTGACCGCCGTAATCCCTCTGGAATTCAATTGTAA
- a CDS encoding GatB/YqeY domain-containing protein → MLKDTIDAAIKQAMLAKDKVRLTTLRSIKSQIMLAETAEGAHGAALTPEAELKLLNKAAKQRRDAAAIYKEQFRSELEENELAELAIIEEFLPQQLSEADLVERLVHIIQRVGAQGPSDLGKVMGVAARELSGQADGKRISDVLSHLLNNTNL, encoded by the coding sequence ATGCTAAAAGACACCATCGACGCCGCCATCAAGCAAGCCATGCTGGCCAAAGACAAAGTGCGCCTCACCACCCTGCGCAGCATCAAATCGCAGATTATGCTGGCCGAAACCGCCGAAGGAGCCCACGGCGCCGCCCTCACCCCCGAGGCCGAGCTCAAGCTGCTCAATAAAGCCGCCAAGCAGCGCCGCGATGCCGCCGCCATCTACAAGGAGCAGTTTCGCTCCGAGCTGGAAGAAAACGAGCTGGCCGAGTTGGCCATCATCGAAGAATTCCTGCCCCAGCAGCTCTCCGAAGCCGATTTGGTGGAGCGCCTCGTGCACATCATCCAGCGCGTAGGTGCTCAGGGCCCTTCCGACTTGGGCAAGGTGATGGGCGTAGCCGCCCGCGAACTCTCGGGCCAGGCCGACGGCAAGCGCATTTCCGACGTCCTGAGCCATTTGCTCAACAATACTAACCTGTAA